One region of Oceanipulchritudo coccoides genomic DNA includes:
- a CDS encoding WD40/YVTN/BNR-like repeat-containing protein produces the protein MKDNIRRTLGLAISPLLLACLSACSTGETTTASAPKAAPEGRFPSVEVVNVFEPEGESNVRSSFPLATDSGLIGTEESADIFKTVDGGLSWRKVFDGGTEWGIADVRNYIRGQDGNIYITTTEPATIGRSTDEGETWQLVTTAKASRTVGLVQLDNGAMLVGLRRSQNGKTSLLRSEDYFATDQWIVVSEDEPRQNVTCFGYWGGAEVFAGIGFEGSGKVYKSTDYGLTWSLKADIPEARDVMDFFKAGDDICVLVSGTGSIFKSSDNGESWSKTRQFYPKGFLGQCVPYERDGKAYLLMSATDQSREIYRHLVLISDDLGASWHEWVDLAQEAKGKVKGSNETGGGASNISVLSEDAIVIGVGNHAVQGRAYTLRVGG, from the coding sequence ATGAAAGATAATATTCGACGCACACTTGGCTTAGCCATTTCCCCGTTGCTTCTAGCCTGCCTCTCAGCTTGCTCAACAGGCGAGACGACCACAGCGTCCGCTCCCAAGGCCGCTCCCGAAGGGCGTTTTCCGTCCGTCGAGGTCGTTAATGTATTCGAGCCGGAAGGTGAATCCAATGTGCGTTCCTCGTTCCCCTTGGCAACGGATAGCGGCCTCATCGGCACCGAGGAGTCAGCGGATATCTTCAAGACGGTAGACGGCGGCCTGTCCTGGCGGAAGGTCTTCGACGGGGGAACCGAGTGGGGAATTGCTGATGTGCGCAATTATATCCGCGGGCAAGATGGCAACATCTACATAACGACCACCGAACCCGCCACCATCGGCCGATCGACGGACGAGGGCGAAACCTGGCAACTGGTGACAACTGCCAAGGCCTCCCGTACAGTCGGTCTGGTCCAACTTGACAACGGGGCCATGCTGGTCGGCCTGCGACGCTCGCAAAACGGAAAAACCAGCCTCCTCCGGTCGGAGGACTATTTCGCCACCGATCAATGGATTGTCGTTTCAGAGGACGAGCCACGACAAAATGTGACCTGCTTCGGCTACTGGGGCGGCGCGGAAGTGTTCGCCGGCATTGGATTCGAAGGCTCAGGAAAGGTTTACAAGTCAACAGACTACGGACTGACTTGGTCCTTGAAGGCAGACATTCCGGAAGCCCGGGACGTCATGGATTTCTTCAAGGCGGGTGATGACATCTGCGTCCTTGTCTCGGGTACTGGATCCATTTTCAAGAGCAGCGACAACGGCGAGAGTTGGTCAAAGACCCGGCAATTTTATCCAAAAGGATTCCTCGGTCAATGCGTTCCCTACGAGCGGGACGGCAAAGCCTACCTCCTCATGTCGGCCACCGATCAGTCGCGGGAGATCTACCGTCATCTTGTCCTCATTTCAGACGACCTCGGCGCATCCTGGCATGAATGGGTTGATCTCGCCCAGGAGGCAAAGGGAAAGGTCAAGGGCAGCAATGAGACCGGCGGCGGGGCCAGCAACATCAGCGTCCTCTCCGAAGACGCCATCGTTATCGGGGTCGGCAACCATGCCGTCCAGGGACGCGCCTATACCCTGCGCGTGGGTGGTTGA